Below is a genomic region from Vicinamibacteria bacterium.
ACGGCATCCCAGCCAGCCGCCACGGTCTGCTCCTCGACGCTCCCCTCACCATAGAGCTCGCGCGCGGCGACGAGCGTCGCCTCCCGGGCCTGACTGAAGTTTGAGCTCGGGACGAGATAGAAGACGAACGCACGGTAGAAGATCGACTCGATCCGTTCCATCTCGTCCATCCCCAGGCCCTCGACCTCGATGCCCGACGTTTCGTTCGTTCCGCCCTCGACCATGAGATAAAAAGCGTGGTTGACGATGCTCGAGTTGATGTGGACCCCGCCCCAGTCGCCTTCCGCGTCCGGCGTGCAGACCGGGGGGAGGCACCGCTCGCTATAGTGGTCGGGATCGCCGATGCTCGCGGGATCCTCCATCGAGCGGATGTAAGGGCCAAAGTCATAGTAGAGGTCTTCTCCCACAAGCCAATCCCCTGTTTGTCTTTCGTCACCCTCCTCTTCGAAGAAGAACTCCACCGAAGTACCCATGATGTCGGAAAAGGCTTCGTTCAGAGCGCCGGACTCGTTGAGGTAGATGAGCTCGGAGCTGAAATCGGTGACCCCGTGCGTCAGCTCGTGCGCCACGACGTCGAGCGCGGAAGAGAAGAAGTTGAAGGTCTCTTCGTCGCCGTCTCCGTAGTTCATGCTGTTGTCCCGGGAATCGTAGAACGCGTTGTTATAGCCGAAGCTCTGCGGGAAAAAGTGGACGAAGTTGATGGCTGCGAGACCTTCGTCGTCGATTCCTTCGCGTCCATGCCGTTTGAAGTAATAGTCGTAGGTGAAGCCGGAGTTCGCGTGGGCGTCGACGACGGCCCCGTCCTCCCATTCGTTGTCCGAGTCGACGGCGAGAAACTCATCCGTGTCCGCCATGAAGGAATTCCATGAAAGAAAGTCGAAACCCACGTCGAAGGTCTTGATCCCGAAGGGCCGGAGCATGTCGACGGCTCGATTCGTTCCCGCGGCCATCTCGACGCTCAGCTTCTTCTCGTCCTCCCAAGTGCCGATTCCGAGACCCACGGCGGACTGAGTGTGGAGATCGCTGTAGCGCAAAAGGATGGCGCCCGAGCGGGCGTCGACGAACACCGAATCGCCGAAGGGGCCATCGCCCGTACGGCCGCGCAGGTGAAGAGAGTAGGCCAGGACGTAGCGCTCCTGGAGAGGGAGGATCACGAGCTCCGGACCTCCCACGAGGCGCGTGTCCCCGGCCGCTCCTTCGAGCGCGCGGCGCGCGGCGTCGTCCGCGGTCAAGCTCGGCGTCGTGTCGATATCGATGTCGTCGAAGAGGTTCCCGGTAATCGACAGAACTCTCTGTCCTTCGCGCTGCCAGACGAGCTGCCCGCCAAAGACGCGAACTCCCGCATGGAATTGGTTCATCCGCTCGTGCGTCCGACGGGGAAAATGTCCGTCGCGTTGCCGGCGGGCAATTGCTAGAAGACCGGCATCGAGCATCCGCTCGACCTCGGTGGCGAGCGCCGGAACTTCGGCTGCTTCGGTCGCCCAGACCGTTCTGGCGGCCTTCATTGTTTGAGATCGTCCGACGGTGGGAGTCGCCACCGCCGTCAGCACGAGGCCGAGCACGAGACGACTAGGCATTGGGGCCTCCAAGTGAAAACAAGACGACTGACGTTCAGTGTAAATGGGCGCCCGAATCTCGTCAAACGCTAGCGAGGCTCCGCCTGCTGAGCGCTCGCATTACAGCAGACCGGGTACGAACATCGACGGCGTGCGCTCGGCGTAGGCCTCGTAGTCGGGATCGCGACGGAGGATCCGCTCTTCGTAGCGCGCTCTCACGAACAGGCTCGCGACGACGGCGACGAGAACGAGCAGGTTGCGCGCCGATGGCGCGCCCATCACGTAGCCGAGATCGAACAGGACGTAGCACGAATACATCGGATGGCGAACGAAACGGTACGGTCCGCCGGTCTTGATGCCCCGGTTGGCGGGAACGATCCCGAACGACCTCCCGAGCGCGAGTATCGAGACGGTCATGAGCACAGCGGAGGCGACCATGAGCGGGAGAGCGAAGCCGCTCGCGACGAGCGTTCCCCCATCGAAGAAGTAGCCGCTGACGGTGCTGAGCACCGCCACCCCCCACTCGAAAGCGCTCGTCGATTGCACCTTCGCCGGCCGTCTCGCGAGGAAGAGCAGCGTGAGTGTGCTGTTCCTCACCAGCAGAATCAACGGCACGATTGCATTCGTTTCCCGGAACACTCCAAGAGTGGCCCAGGCGTAGCCGAGCCACACTGCCGCAATCACCACGTCGGTCAAGCGGACAAAGCGGCCCGAGGTCACGATCGAGGATTCGCTCCTCGGCGATCGCAATAGGGGCGCCTCGATGATCGCGCCTTCGGGCCGGGCGTGGCTCGGTCTCACGCTTCACCTACTGGGGCACGCGGAGAATGGGCAGGAGGTTCATGGCGATCCGGATGACCGCCGGCCCCACGACGACCGCGAACGTGGCCGGAAGGATGAAGAAGAAAAGGGGCGGGATCATCTTCACGCCCATCTTGGCTGCCTGCTCTTCGGCGCGCTGTTTGCGTTTCGTCCGGAACGCGTCCGAATAGACCCGGAGCGAATCGGCGATGCTGGTACCGAAACGATCCGACTGAATGAGAACCGCCACGAGGGCTCGAAGGTCGTCTACGTCGGTTCGATCCGCCAGGTGGCGGAGCGCCTCGGTGCGTGATTTCCCCGCGTTGAGCTCCAGATTCATGAGCCGGAGCTCGCTGCTGAACTCGGGGTAGTTTCTATTGATCTCTTTTCCGACCCGCATCAGGGATTGGTCGAGCGCGAGACCCGCCTCGACGCATACCACTTCGAGGTCGAGCGCATCCGGCAGGGCCTTCTGGATGGCGCGTCTGCGAGCCCGGCCCTTCAACGCCAGCCAGATATCGGGCAATGCCGCGCCCAGGAACATGGAAATGAACGCGTACAGGAAGAAATGTTCCCAGAGGTGCCCCGTCACGCCGAGAATGACCACGAACGTGACCCCGAGGGCGAGCTGGAAGCCCACGAACAGCGTGGCGCCGTCGCGCCGGCGATAGCCGGCCTGGACCAACCGTCTTTCCTGTCGCGAGAGCTCGTTGGGAGAGCGGGGAATCATCTTGCCCAGCTTCTGGAGCATTTGCTGGGACTTGTCGACGTAACCCCGCCAGCCGGCAGTCTCCGTCGGTTGAGCGCGAAGCTCCCGGAACCTCTGCTCCATGGTGCTGAGGCGTCCGGCGATCGCATAGGCGGCGGCGTAGGTCCCGAGGAAGGCAAGCGCTCCGATGATGGCCACGATGGCGATGAGCGACATTTCCATGTTCTCCTATACTTCGAGCTCGGTGATCTTGCGCATCACGAGATAGCCGACGATCTGGAGCACGATGGCGGTCAAGATGATGATGTGCCCCAGAGGCTCGCGAACCAGAGTCATCATGTACTCGCGATTCACGACGTAGAGCAGGATCGCGGTCACCGGCGGGATCGCCGTCAAGATGTAGAGTGAGACCCGAGCTTCCGCGGTGTGAATCCGGACCTGGCGGAGGATTTTGAACCGCTCGCGGATGACGTAGGAGAGCTTGTCCAGGATCTCGGCGAGATTGCCGCCGGTCTCGCGCTGAATCTGGAGCGCGGAGATGAAGAACCATACGTCGGGCATGGGTACGCGGCGCCCCAGGTTGTCCAGGGCTTCGCGCAACGGCATTCCCAGGTTCTGCTGCTCGTAAGTGATTTGAAACTCGTCGGAGATCGGCTTGGGCATTTCCTTCGCGATCAGCTCGAAGCCGCTGGTGAAGGCATGTCCCGCCCTCACCGCACGCGCCAGCAGATCGATGGCGTCGGGGAAAAGCTCCTCGAACCGGGAGAATCGCTGCTTGCGTTTGAACGCGACGTAAGCGGTGGGAATCGCGCCGGTGAGACCGCTGAGGATGATGGTTCCGGCGAGAGGGTAGCGAACCACCGCTCCGATGAACAGGCCGCCGAGACCGAACGCCAGCGAAATGAAGAGAAACCGGTCGACCCGCACGTCCATAGCGGCCTGCGTCAACATGGCCTGGACGCGCTGCACCCAGGGAGTGCGCAACAGTATCCGGTTGAGCGTCGGGATCTCACTGAGAAGATCGTCGTTGAGGAGCAGCGTTTCGCTGTCTACCGGGGTTCCGGCGAAGAGCTGCTGGGCAGTGGCGAGCCGGGTTCGCATCTTCCTTTTCGCCGCAGGCGCTTCGACCAGGAAGTACAGTGTGCTCACCGACATGCCGAGCACCGACAGGAACGTCAGAGTGGCGATGATTCCTATAGTCATGGCTCGTCCTTCGTTAGCCGGCTTCGGCAAAGTCGGGGCGCAGGAACAGCTCGGTCGGTAATTGGATGCCGGCTGCGAGAAGCTTCTCGGTGAACTTGGGCCTGATTCCGGTGGGCCCGAACTCTCCTCGTACCTTCTGGTTCTCGTCGAAGCCGCGGCGCTTGAACTCGAAGAGATCCTGCATGGTGATCGTTTGGCCTTCCATCCCGGTAATCTCGGAGATGTTGGTCACTTTTCTCGTTCCGTCGGCCAGTCGCGCGACCTGGATGACCACGTTGATGGCCGAGGCGATGTAGAAACGCACCGCCTTGTCGGGAAGATTGAGGCCCGACATCGCGATCATCGTCTCGAGACGATGCAACGCGTCGCGAGGCGAGTTCGCGTGGACCGTGGTCATCGATCCCTCGTGGCCGGTGTTCATCGCCTGCATCATGTCGATGGCCTCTTCGCCGCGAACCTCGCCGACGACGATGCGGTCGGGACGCATACGAAGGGAGTTGATGACCAGCTGACGCTGTTTGACCTCTCCCCTGCCTTCGATATTGGGAGGTCGGGTCTCGAGCCGCGCCACGTGCTCCTGCTTGAGCTGGAGCTCGGCGGCGTCCTCGATCGTCACGATTCGCTCCTTGGTGGGGATGAAAGCGGAAAGAGCGTTCAGGAGCGTGGTCTTTCCCGCGCCGGTTCCGCCGGAGATCAGGATGTTGAGCCGTCCCTGGACACAGGCCTTCAGGACCGTCAACATCTCCTCGGTCAGAGCGTTCTTTTCCACCAGATCGGCGGCCTTGAGGGGATCGCGTCCGAAA
It encodes:
- a CDS encoding M4 family metallopeptidase, with the protein product MPSRLVLGLVLTAVATPTVGRSQTMKAARTVWATEAAEVPALATEVERMLDAGLLAIARRQRDGHFPRRTHERMNQFHAGVRVFGGQLVWQREGQRVLSITGNLFDDIDIDTTPSLTADDAARRALEGAAGDTRLVGGPELVILPLQERYVLAYSLHLRGRTGDGPFGDSVFVDARSGAILLRYSDLHTQSAVGLGIGTWEDEKKLSVEMAAGTNRAVDMLRPFGIKTFDVGFDFLSWNSFMADTDEFLAVDSDNEWEDGAVVDAHANSGFTYDYYFKRHGREGIDDEGLAAINFVHFFPQSFGYNNAFYDSRDNSMNYGDGDEETFNFFSSALDVVAHELTHGVTDFSSELIYLNESGALNEAFSDIMGTSVEFFFEEEGDERQTGDWLVGEDLYYDFGPYIRSMEDPASIGDPDHYSERCLPPVCTPDAEGDWGGVHINSSIVNHAFYLMVEGGTNETSGIEVEGLGMDEMERIESIFYRAFVFYLVPSSNFSQAREATLVAARELYGEGSVEEQTVAAGWDAV
- a CDS encoding isoprenylcysteine carboxylmethyltransferase family protein, which codes for MRPSHARPEGAIIEAPLLRSPRSESSIVTSGRFVRLTDVVIAAVWLGYAWATLGVFRETNAIVPLILLVRNSTLTLLFLARRPAKVQSTSAFEWGVAVLSTVSGYFFDGGTLVASGFALPLMVASAVLMTVSILALGRSFGIVPANRGIKTGGPYRFVRHPMYSCYVLFDLGYVMGAPSARNLLVLVAVVASLFVRARYEERILRRDPDYEAYAERTPSMFVPGLL
- a CDS encoding type II secretion system F family protein, whose product is MSLIAIVAIIGALAFLGTYAAAYAIAGRLSTMEQRFRELRAQPTETAGWRGYVDKSQQMLQKLGKMIPRSPNELSRQERRLVQAGYRRRDGATLFVGFQLALGVTFVVILGVTGHLWEHFFLYAFISMFLGAALPDIWLALKGRARRRAIQKALPDALDLEVVCVEAGLALDQSLMRVGKEINRNYPEFSSELRLMNLELNAGKSRTEALRHLADRTDVDDLRALVAVLIQSDRFGTSIADSLRVYSDAFRTKRKQRAEEQAAKMGVKMIPPLFFFILPATFAVVVGPAVIRIAMNLLPILRVPQ
- a CDS encoding type II secretion system F family protein; the protein is MTIGIIATLTFLSVLGMSVSTLYFLVEAPAAKRKMRTRLATAQQLFAGTPVDSETLLLNDDLLSEIPTLNRILLRTPWVQRVQAMLTQAAMDVRVDRFLFISLAFGLGGLFIGAVVRYPLAGTIILSGLTGAIPTAYVAFKRKQRFSRFEELFPDAIDLLARAVRAGHAFTSGFELIAKEMPKPISDEFQITYEQQNLGMPLREALDNLGRRVPMPDVWFFISALQIQRETGGNLAEILDKLSYVIRERFKILRQVRIHTAEARVSLYILTAIPPVTAILLYVVNREYMMTLVREPLGHIIILTAIVLQIVGYLVMRKITELEV
- a CDS encoding CpaF family protein, which encodes MNDDKRIRELKNLLHRRVLNEVDLESLDRLSEKAAREQVSFLIRELLEKENTPLALAEREQVVREILDEFFGYGPIQPLLDDPRVSDILINGSDNVYIEWNGVLDKTDVKFDDDQHVMRIIERIVARVGRRVDESTPMVDARLPDGSRVNAIIPPLALDGPMVSIRRFGRDPLKAADLVEKNALTEEMLTVLKACVQGRLNILISGGTGAGKTTLLNALSAFIPTKERIVTIEDAAELQLKQEHVARLETRPPNIEGRGEVKQRQLVINSLRMRPDRIVVGEVRGEEAIDMMQAMNTGHEGSMTTVHANSPRDALHRLETMIAMSGLNLPDKAVRFYIASAINVVIQVARLADGTRKVTNISEITGMEGQTITMQDLFEFKRRGFDENQKVRGEFGPTGIRPKFTEKLLAAGIQLPTELFLRPDFAEAG